The genomic segment TGATCTTTGCCAATGCCGGCACCGGCCGCGTGGGCATAGGCACCGACGGCCCCGACGCCCCGCTCGAAGTCAGCAGCAACGAGACGTTCAGTTACTTCCGCATCACCGCCGAGCAGGCCGCGATCAACAAGTCGGTCGACGTCACCTTCACCGGCGGCCCCCTCGGCACCGGCGAGCTGCGCTACAACATCGTCGATGGCGACGGGCCCGAGATGAAGCTGAACGCCAATGGCGACATCGAGATCGGCGGCACGCTCACTACCGGCGGCCCCACCTGCGCCAGCGGCTGCGACGCGGTGTTCGACGCCGAATTCGAGCGCCTCTCCGTCACCGAGCATGCCGCGCTGATGTGGGACAAGGGCTATCTTCCGGCGGTCGGCCCGACCCTGCCGGGCCAGCCCATGAACGTCTCGGAAAAGATGGGCGCCGTTCTGAACGAACTGGAACACGCGCATATCTATATCGAAGAGCTGCACCGCGAGAACGCCGCCCGGGAAGCGCGCTTCGAGGCGCGGATCGCCGCCCTGACCGCCCGTCTCGATGCGCTCGAGACGGGTGACTGACGCAAACCGGCACCTCAGGAAATTTTCTCGCCGCAAAGTCTGGTAAACCCGACTTTTTTCGTTAGCCTTTTGGGCCTAGAAAGGCCCGCATTCCGCGCAATTGTGGCGCGGGGTACAGTTATTGATTGATTAAGAAGGACCCCATCGATGAAACATGCTCTCCTGACAGTTGCGACCGGAACAGTGCTGACCCTGGGTTCCGCCACGCTGACGACCGCACAGACCGTCCTGTCGGGGGATCACAGCGTCGATGGCAAACTTTGCGTCGGCTCGTCCTGCCACGGCGCCGAGACCTTCGACCAGATCGACGCGCAAAAGATCAAAGGCACGCTGGTGTCGCTCCGCTTCGAGGATACCTCGGGCTCCACCCACCCCGGCCGCGACTGGCGTCTGCGCGTCAATGACGGCGGCAGCCTCTCCACCGGCGGGCTCAATCGCTTCTCGGTCGAGGATGTGGACGCCGGCACCATCCCCTTCACCATCGTCGGCGACGCCCCCGACAACGCCCTTTTCATCGACCGCTTCGGCCGGATCGGGCTGGGCACCACGCTGCCCTTCAACGATCTGCACATCGTCAGCAGCTACAGGCCCACCATTCGCCTCGAACAGGACAACACCGCCGGCCCGGTCGCGCAGATCTTCGAACTCGAGGCCGACGATCGCGGCTTTCGGATCAACGACGCGAGCAACTACAATGATGCCATCTTCCAGATCGAGGACGGGGCCCCGGCCTATGCCCTCAGTATCGCCGGAACAGGCAATGTCGGGTTCGGAACGCTGTCCCCCTCCGCCCCGCTCGAGCTGAGCCGCGACGACACCTACAACTATTTCCGCATCACCGCCGCGCAGGCCGCGATCAACGAGTCCGTCGACATCACCTTCACCGGCGGCCCCCTCGGCACCGGCGAGCTGCGCTACAACGTCGTCGATGGCGACGGCCCCGAGATGAAGCTCAACGCCGATGGCGACATGCAGATCGACGGCACGCTGACGACCGCGGGCTCCTGTTCGGTCGGTTGCGACGCGGTGTTCGAGGCCGACTACCCCCTGCCCTCGATCGAGGACCACCTGGCCGAGACCCTCGCGCTCGGCCACCTGCCCAATGTCGGCCCCACCCGCCAAGGCGAGCCCTGGGACATGACCGACAAGATGGGCCGCGTGCTCAACGAGCTCGAGCACGCCCACCTCTATATCGGTCAGTTGCACGCCCAGAACAGCGCCCAGGCCGCCCAGATCGCCGCGCTTTCGGCCCGGCTCGATGCGATAGAGGCGGATGACTGACGCCGACCGGGCATTTTCCTGCAACGGTTGAAAAAGTCTGGCATTCCGGGGTTTCCCCGTTACCGTGACCGGTGTTGAACCCGGTGCCGCGCAATTTACCGCGCGGGCTTATGTCATTTCTTAACGTCAAAGGATAAAATCGATGAAGCGCGCATTCCTTCACGCCCTGGCCGGCGCGGTCGTGGCCGCCTGTCCGGCAACCCTGACCCTCGCACAATCCACCGTTCTGGCGGGCGATCATGCCATAGATGGCCGTGCCTGTATCGGTCCGTTCTGCGATGGGTCGACAAGCTTTCCGCCTGTCGAGGCGCTGAAGCTCAACGGCTATACCGTCGGCATCGGCTTCGAAGACGCCTCCGACGGCACCGGCTTCCCCGACCGCGACTGGCGGCTGCTGGTCAACGACGACATCTCCACGGCGACCGGCGGTATCTCCCGCTTCTCGGTCGAGGATATCGACGCCAGCACGATCCCCTTCACCATCGAGGGCGGCGCCCCCGAGAACGCATTCTACATGGCGGATGACGGGGATATCGGCCTGGGAACCTCCATGCCGCAGGCATCGCTGCACGTGGCCTCCCAGACGTTCCCGACGTTGCGGCTTGAGCGAACGAGCCCGCCCACATCGGAGTGGAACATCGCAGCGTCCCCGGGGACCCTGCGTATCCGCGATGTCGAGACCTGGACCATCCCGTTCAGCATTGTCACCGGCGCCCCGACCAACGCCCTGACCATCGCCGAGAGCGGCAATATCGGCATCGGCACCTCCGAGGCCGCAGCACCGCTGGAGGTCAGTGACGACGCCACCTTCAGCTTCTTCCGCATCACCGCGGCGCAGGCCGCGATCAACCAGTCGGTCGACATCACCTTCACCGGCGGGCCGCTCGGCACGGGCGAGCTGCGCTACAACATCGTCGACGGCGACGGCCCCGAGATGAAGCTGAACGCCGATGGCGACATGCAGATCCTGGGCACGCTGACCACCGGCGGGCCCAGCTGCACGGGCGGCTGCGACGCGGTCTTCACCGAAGAGCGGATCATCCCGGAAGCGGACTATGCCGCGCGGATGTGGGCCGATGGCTACCTGCCCCATGTCGGCCCGACCGCGCCGGAAACGCCGGTCAACGTGAGCGAGAAGCTGGGCGGCATCCTGAACGCGCTGGAACATGCGCATGTGTTCATCGACCGGCAGAACAGCCGCATCGAAACGCTCGAGGCGGAAAAAGCGGCCCAGAACGACCGGATCGCGGCCCAGGACGCCCGGATCGAGGCGCTTCTGGCTCGGATGGAGGCGATCGAAACGGGTCAGCGCGCCGACTGACCGCGCCTGCGCAAGTCACCTGCCGGGGCGCGCCACGCCCCGGTATTGCAGGCGCGCGAAAGGCAGTCAGAAAGGCTTTTGCGGAATCACTCCCCTGACGTAAGCTGCGCCGGATCTTTCAGGCATATTCTTCAAAGGAATTTCCGATGACCCGTTTCCTGCCCGTGCTGGCCGCCGCCAGCCTTCTTCCCGCCATCGCCCATGCCCAGACCGCCCTGTCGGGCGATCACAGCATCGTCGGCCGGCTCTGCACCGGGGCTGCCTGCACCAACAACGAGGCATTTGCCGCCTATGACACGATGAAGCTGAAAGATATAAACGCGCGTCTTGTTTTCCAGGATACTTCGTTGTCCACCAGCTTCCCCACCAATGACTGGCGCCTCCAGGCCAACGACGAATTCAACGGCGGGGCGGAGTATTTCGCCATCGTCGATGTCCAAACCGATAACCAGATCCTGCGCCTCGACGCGGGCGCGCCTGCGAATTCCCTTTACGTGACCGAGGACGGCACGTTGGGTGTGGGCACGATGCTGCCGCAGGCGAACCTGCACATTGTCGACACCTCAATTGGCGAGGCGCGTCTCCGGCTGGAAAATACCCAAGGCACGAATTACGCCTGGGATCTGCGGGGCAACCACGTGGGGTTCTACCTGTATGACGCGACGGCGGGCACGTTGCCCTTCAACGTACGCCCCGGCGCGCCGAACTCATCGCTCGACGTGGCCAGCAACGGCAATGTCGGCATCGGCACACCACTCCCCAATGCGCCGCTCGAAGTCAGCGACGATGCAACCTTCAGCTTCTTCCGCATCACCGCCGAGCAGGCGGCGATCAACCAGTCGGTCGACATCACCTTTACCGGCGGCCCGCTCGGCACGGGCGAGCTACGCTACAACATCGTCGACGGCGACGGCCCCGAGATGAAGCTGAACGCCGATGGCGACATGCAGATCGGCGGCACGCTGACGACCGCGGGCTCCTGTTCGGTCGGTTGCGACGCGGTATTCGACGCGGATTATCCGCTGCCTTCGATCGAGGATCACCTCGCCGAGACCCTCGCGCTCGGCCACCTGCCCAATGTCGGCCCCACCCGCCACGGCGCGCCGTGGGACATGACCGACAAGCTGGGCCGCGTGCTCAACGAGCTCGAGCACGCCCATCTCTATATCGGTCAATTGCACCAGGAACTGGGCGCCCAGAAAGCCGAGAAACAGGCGATGGAGGCGCAGATCGCCGCGCTCGCCGCCCGGCTTGACGCGCTGGAACGCGCCGACTGACGAGCCGACAGCCAACGCGCTTCCCCGAATTGTGGGGTGGCGCTATCCTCCGGCATATTGCCCGCCCGGTTCACCGGGCTTTTCGTCGTTCCGGAGCCCCTCCCATGAGACACGTCCTTTACGCCATCGCCCTAGCCCTCCCGCCCGCCGCCGCATCGGCAGACGACCTGTTCATCGACGACGTCATCGTACGAAGCAACTTGCTTTGCGTCGGGGGCGACTGTGCCGACGGCGAGGCGCATATCGCCGGCACTCACGGGCTGAAGGTCAAGTATATCAACACCGCCATCCAGTTCGACGACACCACCACCAGCACCGTGTTCCCGACCCATGACTGGCAACTGATGGCCAACGAGACCACGCAGAACGGGCGCGATGCCTTCATTCTCAGCGACCTCACCGCCGGAACCCGCCCGTTCTGGGTTCTCGGCGACGCGCCGGACAACTCGCTCTACGTCGACCATCGCGGCTATGTCGGCCTCGGCACCTCCATGCCGCAGGCCGATCTTCACATCACCAACAAGATCCTCGGACAGGCCTTCATCCGGCTGGAAGAAACCTTCGGCACGCCGCACAGCTGGGATGTGATCGGCAGCAGTTCGGGCTTCGTCGTCTCCGATGTCACCGGGGGCACCATGCCCGTCATCGTCCTGTCGGGCGCGCCGGACCAGTCGCTCTACATCGCCGCCGACGGCAACGTGGGGCTGGGCACCTCTGCGCCCAATGCCCCGCTCGAGGTCAGCAACGACGACACGTTCAGCTATTTTCGGATCACCGCCGCGCAGGCCGCCATCAACCAGTCGGCCGACGTCACCTTCACCGGCGGCCCCCTCGGGACGGGCGAGTTCCGCTACAACATCGTCGATGGCGACGGGCCCGAGATGCGGCTGAACGCCAATGGCGACATGGTGCTCGACGGCGCGCTCACCACCGGCGGCCCCACCTGCGACACGGGCTGCGACGCGGTATTCGATGCCGGTTTCTCCCGTCTGTCCGTCACCGACCATGCCGCCCTGATGTGGGAGAACGGCCACCTGCCGGCGGTCGGCCCCACCCTGCCCGGCGCGCCGATGAACGTATCGGAGAAGATGGGCGCCATGCTCAACGAGCTGGAGCATGCGCATATCTACATCGAACAACTGCACGACGAGGCCCGCGTCCGCGACGCCTTGATCGCCGACCTCGCCGCCCGTCTCGAGGCTGTCGAGGCGCGCTGACACGCCCAACAGGCTTGCCGGATCACCGGACCGTTGTAACATCCCGGCAGGCGCGGGCCTCGCCGCGCCCCTTATTTGAGTCATTGGAGATTGACGTGACCCGTTCCCTTTTGCCCGCAGCCCTTCTCGCCCTGCCCCTCGCCACCGCCGCCCCTGCCGACGAGACCGTCTTCGACGACCACATCGTCATCGGCAACCAGTGCGTCGGCCCCGACTGCGCCACCGATGACGAGTTCGGCTTCAGCACCGCGATCTTCAAGGACCCGCTGATCCGGCTCGAGTTCAACGACACGTCGGCACTCGCCCCCGCCAATGACTGGCGGTTCCTGTTCAACGATCCCTCAGGCGTCGGTGCCCAATCCTATTTCAGGCTGGAAGACTCGACCGCCGGCACCACCCCCTTCACCATCATGGCCGGCGCGCCGAGCACCGCCTTCCACATGAACGCGGCTGGCAGGGTCGGGCTTGGCACCACGCTTCCCCAGAACACGCTCCACATCGCCGACGAAGGCTCTGTCACGTTCCGGCTGGAAGAGACCACGGCACCATATTCCTACACATTCAACGCAAACGATTTCGGCTTTTGGATCCGGGATCGCACGGCCGACACCGTGCCCTTCGTCATCCAGGCGACGTCGCCGAACAATTCCCTCTGGGTGGCTGACGACGGCTATATCGGCCTCGGCACCAGCGTTCCGGCCGCACCGCTCGAGCTCTGGAGCGACGAGACCTTCAATTTCTTCCGCCTCTCCGCCTCGGGGGCCGCGATCAACCAGTCGGTCGACATCACCTTCACCGGCGGCCCCCTCGGCACGGGCGAGCTGCGCTACAACATCGTCGACGGCGACGGGCCCGAGATGAAGCTCAACGCCGATGGCGACATCGAGATCGAAGGGACGCTCACGACCGCGGGTTCCTGCTCGGTGGGCTGCGACGCGGTGTTCGAGGCCGACTACCCCCTGCCCTCGATCGAGGATCACCACGCGCAAACGCTCGCCCTCGGCCACCTGCCCAACGTGGGCCCCACTCGGCCCGGCGAGCCGTGGGACGTGACCGACAAGATGGGCCGCATCCTCAACGAGCTCGAGCACGCGCATCTCTTCATCGCCGGCCAGCAGGAAGAGATCACGCGCCAGCAGCAGGAGCTTGCCACGCAACGCGCCGAGCTGGCCGAAACCGGCGCCGCGCTGTCCGAGACCCGGGCCGCGCTGGCCGCGCTGACCGCCCGGCTGGCAGCGCTCGAAACGAGCCGGCGGGCAGACTGACCCCGCCGGCCGGCGCGCCGCCCCGTATCCCGTTTTGAGAAATCGCGGCCATTTGCTAGGCTGGCGGGCAAATTCTTCCGTCATGTTGATGAAAGGAATTGCCCATGCACCGCCTTCTTCCCGCGCTCGCCATCGCCAGCCTCCTGCCCGCCACCGCCCCTGCCCAGACCCTGCTGTCGGGAAATCACAGCATCTCGGGCGGCGTCTGCATCGGCCCCAGCTGTGGCACGGGCGAACTCTTTGCAAGCACCTTGAAACTCAAGGGCAACAGTGTCCGGCTGTTTTTCGAGGATATCTCCACATCCCCCGGCTTTCCCACAAATGACTGGGTGCTCGAAGCGAATGCGTCATCCGGCACCGGAGATTATTTCGCCCTCAGGGACGCCGATACCTTCCAGACGATCATGCGGCTCGACGCGGGCGCTCCTTGGTATTCGCTCTACGTCTCCTCGGACGGCGACGTGGGGATGGGAACCTCCCTGCCGCTGGCCAACCTGCACGTGCTCGATACCGATGGCACCGCGAGCCTTCGGCTGGAGGGGACAACGGGCACGCCCTACAGTTGGGATCTGCGCGGCAACCAGGGCGGCTTCTATGTCTACGATATCGGGGCCGGAACCCTGCCCTTGCGGATAAATGCAGGCGCGCCCAGCTCGTCCTTCGCAATCGGCTCCGACGGGAACGTGGGCATCGGCACCAACAGCCCCGACGCCCCGCTCGAGGTCAGCGACAACGAGACGTTCAGCTACTTCCGCATCACCGCCGAGAATGCTTCGGTGAACCAGTCTGTCGACATCACCTTCACCGAGGGCCCGCTGGGCACTGGTGAGATGCGCTACAACATCGTCGATGGCGACGGGCCCGAGATGCGGCTGAACGCCAACGGCGACATGGTGCTCGATGGCACGCTCACCACCGGCGGGCCTACCTGCGACACGGGCTGCGACGCGGTATTCGATGCCGGTTTCCCCCGTCTGTCCGTCACCGACCATGCCGCCCTGATGTGGGAGAACGGCCACCTGCCGGCGGTCGGCCCCACCCTGCCCGGCGCGCCGATGAACGTATCGGAGAAGATGGGCGCCATGCTCAACGAGCTGGAGCATGCGCATATCTATATCGAACAGCTGCACCAGCGCATCGCGGCGCAAGAGGCCGAGACCGCCGAACTGCGGGCGCTGGTCCGGGATATCGCCGCGCGGCGCTAGGGGGCGGCAGTTCAACCATGGGTAGGTCAACGCCGCTATTTTCTTGACAGGCGCTGCCAGGAGGTAATCTTTCTGCAGAATTCTCATCTCTCATTTCAAGGAAATGCCATGCTCCGCCTTTCGCCCCTTCCGCTCCGGCTGTCCGCCACCGCCCTGCTGGCCCTTACAGCACTTCTGCCCGCCCCGTCCTCCGCCGAGGTGCTGAGCAGCACCAACCCCACCATCATCAACAACCTCTGTGTCGGGTTCGATTGCGCCAACAACGAAAGCTTTGGGAGCAGGCTCGACCTCTCCCGCCTGCGGCTGAAAAACTTCGAAACCTCGATCGAATTCGTCGACACCTCGACCGCTTCGGGGTTTGCCACCACCGACTGGACGCTGCGCGCCAACGAGGGCGGCAACGGCGGCCTCAACGGCTTTTCGATCGTGGATGCCACCAACGGGTCGGCCCCGTTCACAATCGAAGCCAGCGCGCTCAGCAACAGCCTCTATGTGGCCTCGGAAGGCGATATCGGGCTGGGCACCTCCCTGCCGCAGGCGCCGCTGCACCTTGAAACGAGCGCGGATGCGGGGATCCGGATCAATCGCTCGGGGATGTCGCAGGCCTATGAAATGCTGATTGATGCCCTCGCGGATTTTGTCATCCTCGATGTCGACGCCGGGACCGGCCCTTTCGTGATCCGCGATGGCGGTGTTCCGAATTATTCCTTCGATCTCACCCCGACAGGGATGATCTTGAACCGCTTACAAAACTCGACGTTCAACCTGCGCTATTCCTCCGCAGACAACGTCAATGCGTTCTTTGTGGAAGGTGACAACGGCAATGTCGGCCTCGGCACCGACAGCCCCGACGCCCCGCTCGAGATCAGCGACGACAACACCTTCAGCTTCTTCCGCATCACCGCCACCGGCGCGCCCGTCAACCAGTCTGTCGACATCACCTTCACCCAGGGGCCGCTGGGAACGGGCGAGTTCCGCTACAACATCGTCGATGGCGACGGGCCCGAGATGCGGCTGAACGCCAATGGCGACATGGTGCTCGACGGCACGCTGACCACCGCCGGCTCCTGCTCGGCAGGCTGTGACGCGGTGTTCGATGCCGACTACCCCCTGCCCAGCATCGAGGATCACCAGGCCCGCACCCTCGCCCTCGGCCACCTGCCAAATGTCGGCCCCACCCGCGACGGCGAGCCGTGGGACGTGACCGACAAGATGGGCCGCATCCTCAACGAGCTCGAGCATGCGCATCTCTATATCGGCCAGCTGCATCGCGACCTGACGGCGCAACAGGCGGAAAAGACCGAGCTGAAACGCCAGGTCGATATGCAGGCCGCCCAGATCGCGGCCCTCGTCACCCGGCTCGACGTGCTTGAAACCGCCGACTGACGCCGCGTCAATCGCCGGACTATGCCGAGGGTCGGGGCCGCGCTATCCTGCGCCCAATTGCCCGCCCCCGGTCCGCCCGGCCTTTCGCATTTCGGAGCCAGTCACATGCCCAAAGCCCTTTGCACCGCCACCGCCCTTGCCCTTCTTCCCGTCCCCGCCATCGCAGACGACGTCTTCAACGACCATGTCATCGTGCGCAGTACCATGCTTTGCGTCGGCCTCTCCTGCGTCGATGGTGAACCGACCGTTACCGGCTACCAGGCGGCCGTGAAGATCAAGGATTTCACCGCCACGATCCTGTTCGACGATACCTCGACCAATGCCGACCTGCCCTTTCACGACTGGCGGCTCAACGCCAACGAGCGGAACCTGTACGGCCGGAACGCCTTCTACATCACCGACGTGACCTCCGGCACCGATCCGTTCTGGGTCGAGGGCGGCGCCCCGGACGACGCGCTTTTCGTCGCCGATGACGGGTCCGTCGGGCTTGGCACCTCCACGCCCCTGTCGGACCTCCACATCGTCGGCGACGGCGCCTTTCCGCGGATCAGGCTGGAACATGTCGACGGCGTCTCCCACGCTTGGGAGGTCGGCGCCTCCTCGACCTTCTGGTACATCCGCGACGTAACCGGGGACGGCACGCCCGTGGGCGTCGAGGCAGGCACGCCATCCAACACCTTCGTCATCCGCAACACAGGCTGGGTCGGCATCGGCACCTCGCTCCCCGACGCCCCGCTCGAAGTCAGCAGCGACGACACCTACAGCTATTTCCGCATCACTGCCGAGCAGGCCGCGATCAACCGGTCGGCCGATGTCACCTTCACCGGCGGCCCCCTCGGAACCGGCGAGCTGCGCTACAACATCGTCGACGGCGACGGGCCGGAAATGCGGCTCAATGCCGATGGCGACATGGTGCTCGACGGCACGCTGACAACCGGCGGGCCCACCTGCGACGGCGGGTGCGACGCGGTATTCACCAAACGCCGGATCATTCCCGAGGGCGAATATGCCGCCCGCATGTGGGCCGACGGCCACCTGCCCTTCGTTGGCCCGACCCGGCCGGAGGCGCCGATCAATGTCAGCGAGAAGATGGGCGGGATGCTCAACGCGCTCGAACATGCCCATGTGTTCATCGAGCGGCAGAACGGCCGCATCGCGACGCTCGAGGCGGAGATTGCCGCGCTTCGCGACGCGCAGGCGGCACAGATCGCCACCCTGACCCAGCGGCTTGCGGCGCTGGCGGGCACGACGAACGCGGAGTGACGCCGGGCGCGAAAATTTGACAGGGGGTGAATGCCCGCTGTTTACTTGAGCCTACCCGCCGTCCGGGGCGGCGGGATTTGAGACCAGTCATTGCCGCGCCAGCCCCCGCCCCCTTGCCGGCGCCCTTATCGGGAGCCTGCCCCATGCCCTTTCGTCCCCCGGCGCTTTGCGCCATCCTTGCCCTGTCCGGCCTTGCCGCGCCCGCGCTGGCGCAGGATGTGTTCACCGACGGTGTTCGGATCTCGGACGTCAATCCGACAAGCGCTGATCTTTACGTGGAGGACGATAGCGTCGTCAGGGGCCATACCTGCATTGGTGAAGTCTGCAATCTGGCCGAAAGCTTTGACGTTGGGTACATTCTGAAGTTGAACACGAGTTCGCCAAGCATCTTTTTCGACGACGACAGTGGTTTTAGCGGCTCAACACCTTCGAACGACTGGCGGATCAGGGTCAACGATCCCGAGCCGTTTACCGAGGGCGGGCTGAACCGGTTTTCCATTGAGGACATCACCGCCGCAACCATCCCCTTCACCATTGCAGCGGGCGCGCCCGAGAATGCCTTCTGGATGACCAGCGCCGGCAATATCGGTCTCGGCACCCTGCTGCCGCAGGACCGGATTCACGCGGTCGGCACCTTCGGCCCCAGCGTCCGGTTCGAGCAGACCGGCAACGGGCTTGTGCCCGCGCAGACATGGCGCCTGATCGGACAGAGCAGCTTCAACATCGCCGACACCACTGCCGGCACCACGCCGTTCCGTCTGGAACGCGCGGCGCCCACGAACGCGCTCTACATCGCCGATACCGGCAACGTGGGCTTCGGCACCGCCACGCCCGACGCGCCCTTCGAGGTCAGCGACGACGCAACCTTCAGCTACTTCCGCATCACCGCCGAGCAGGCCGCTGTGAACCAGTCGGTCGACATCACCTTCACCGGCGGCCCCCTCGGCACGGGCGAGCTGCGCTACAACGTCGTCGATGGCGACGGGCCGGAAATGAAGCTCAACGCCAATGGCGACATGGAGATCGACGGCACCCTCACCACCGGCGGCCCCACCTGCGCGGGCGGCTGCGACGCCGTGTTCGACAGTAATTTCAAGCGCCTCTCCGTAGCCGAGCATGCCGCGCTGATGTGGAAGAACGGCCACCTTCCCGCCGTCGGCACCACCCGGCCCGGCGCCCCGATGAACGTGGCCGAGAAGATCGGCGGCATTCTCAACGAACTCGAGCACGCGCATATCTACATCGCCGAACTCGAAGCCCGCGATCGGGCACGCGAGGCCGAGAACGCCAGGCTCGGCGACCGGGTCGCGCGGCTTGAGGCGATGCTGGCACAGGTCGACGGGATGCTTGACCATCCCGTGTCCCCTCCCACCGACTGAGGGCGACCCGGCCCCGGCATTTCGGATCACACGATTCAAAAGAAGGACATATCATGAAACCCTATCTTGCCTGCGTCGCCCTCGCGGCCACCGCAATTCCGGCCGCCGCCGAACAGGTCTTCAACGAGAATGTCATCGTCAACGGCAGCCTCTGCGCCGGCGGCGAATGTGCCCCGGGCGAGGTCTTTGCCGATGAATCCCTCAAGGTGAAGAAATTTGCCGCCCGCATACTTCTCGACGATGCCTCGAACACGGGCCAGCATGACTGGCAACTGCGCGCCAACGAGACCGGCAGCAATGGCGACAGCCTGTTCGCCATCGACGACATTACCGCGGGGACGACGCCGTTCACCCTGTTTGGCGGGGCGCCGGACAACTCACTCTACATCGATGAAGATGGGCAGGTCGGGTTAGGCACATCGCTACCCACAGCGAGCTTGCACCTGATCGAAGGGGACGGCGCGCCGGCCCGAATTCGGATGGAGGAAACTCTTGGTAGCCCCACCAGCTGGGACTTGGTTTCATTTAATACTATTTTTTATTTGAGAGACCAGATAGGCAATACGACCCCGGTCATGATCGAGTCGCGCGCGCCCAGTCAATCACTCAGGATAAGGGAAGACGGCAACATCGGCCTCGGCACCGGCAATCCACAGGCCCCGCTGGAGCTTTCCCGCGACGAGACGTTCAACTTCTTCCGGATCACCGCCACTCAGGCGGCGGTCAACGAGTCCGTCGACATCACCTTCACCGGCGGCCCCCTCGGCACGGGCGAGCTGCGCTACAACGTCGTCGATGGCGACGGGCCCGAGATGAAGCTGAATGCCGATGGCGACATGGAGATCGACGGCACCCTCACCACCGGCGGCCCCACCTGCGCGGGCGGCTGCGACGCAGTGTTCGACGCCGGGTTCGCCCGCCTGTCGGTCAAGGAGCATGCTGCGCTGATGTGGGAAAACGGCCACCTTCCGGCGGTCGGCCCCACGCTTCCCGGCGCGCCGATGAACCTGTCGGAGAAGATGGGCGCGATGCTGAACGAACTGGAACACGCGCATATCTACATCGAGCAATTGCACGACGATCGTGACGCCGCCCAGGTGCGGATCGCCGGGCTGGAAGCCCGGCTCGCGCGGGTCGAGGCCCTGTTGGCGGCGGCCGCCGACTGACCCCAGCCGCATCGGAGGTTTGACAACCCGCTGCCGGGCGTCATTACTCGCCCGGCGATGCGGCCGCACGAAGTGCGCCTGTGCGAAAATTATTTTTCAAAACCATGGCATTCAGCCGCAACCCGGCCAGCCATTTCCTAGGGAGACCCCATGCTATTCCGCAACCCCAAGTTTCTAATCAGTTCGGCCCTTTTCCTTCTGGCCGCCCCTGTCGCCGCGCAGGTCACCACTTTTCCCGACGACGTCGTGATCGAGGGCGACCTGACCGTCGACGCGGGCACCACCGGCAGC from the Roseovarius indicus genome contains:
- a CDS encoding ABC transporter C-terminal domain-containing protein, which gives rise to MKRAFLHALAGAVVAACPATLTLAQSTVLAGDHAIDGRACIGPFCDGSTSFPPVEALKLNGYTVGIGFEDASDGTGFPDRDWRLLVNDDISTATGGISRFSVEDIDASTIPFTIEGGAPENAFYMADDGDIGLGTSMPQASLHVASQTFPTLRLERTSPPTSEWNIAASPGTLRIRDVETWTIPFSIVTGAPTNALTIAESGNIGIGTSEAAAPLEVSDDATFSFFRITAAQAAINQSVDITFTGGPLGTGELRYNIVDGDGPEMKLNADGDMQILGTLTTGGPSCTGGCDAVFTEERIIPEADYAARMWADGYLPHVGPTAPETPVNVSEKLGGILNALEHAHVFIDRQNSRIETLEAEKAAQNDRIAAQDARIEALLARMEAIETGQRAD